A DNA window from Vicinamibacterales bacterium contains the following coding sequences:
- a CDS encoding amidase family protein: MKRTIVAIAALVTCAAVVSTRPVAAQHQGTSVFRLVEATVADIQHALQTGLITSEQLVRMYLARIAAYDDAGPGVNAYIYVNPDAVAEARQLDRHRHPGRARSPLYGIPVALKDIIDTADMPTTGGSLTLVGSTPPRDAFITKKLRAAGAIILGKLTLTEFANFITTGMPAGYSGYGQYGFNPYDPRPLPGGDGRPVLTPGGSSSGSGISVNANLATLAVGTETSGSILSPANANGVVGIKPTVGLVSRTGIIPITADQDTAGPLTRTVADAALLLGVLAGFDPEDPATAACLVPGNCHSDYTRYLDKKALKRARIAVPPFPANRSEIMVAAIDALRAEGAYVELIPALPPQLGICVSVPAPAGCSTVLLYGQKRDMNAYLARRGTAPVHTLSDIIALNTVIPGALKYGQVIFEAADMLDLSAGSPDTLRYLDDRAQDLLLARGALDGVYMGPDGTFGTRDDFDAILLSGNNQAGTAAKAGYPSVSVPGGFLPPADPVENPFPSTVTFTGTAFSEPRLIALAYAFEQATKHRVPPDSTPPLPTDVVRRHD, encoded by the coding sequence ATGAAGCGGACCATTGTCGCGATCGCGGCGCTCGTCACGTGCGCCGCCGTCGTCAGCACCAGACCCGTCGCCGCCCAGCACCAGGGCACGTCCGTGTTCCGCCTCGTCGAGGCCACGGTGGCGGACATCCAGCACGCGCTGCAGACCGGGCTCATCACGTCGGAGCAGCTGGTCCGGATGTACCTCGCGCGCATCGCCGCCTACGACGACGCCGGCCCGGGCGTGAACGCCTACATCTACGTGAATCCGGACGCCGTGGCCGAGGCCCGCCAACTCGACCGCCACCGGCACCCGGGCCGCGCGCGCAGCCCGCTCTACGGGATTCCCGTCGCCCTCAAGGACATCATCGACACGGCCGACATGCCCACGACCGGCGGATCGCTCACGCTCGTGGGCTCCACCCCGCCGCGTGACGCCTTCATCACGAAGAAGCTGCGCGCCGCCGGCGCCATCATCCTCGGGAAGCTCACGCTCACCGAGTTCGCGAACTTCATCACCACGGGCATGCCGGCCGGCTACAGCGGCTACGGCCAGTACGGCTTCAACCCGTACGACCCGCGCCCGCTGCCCGGCGGTGACGGGCGGCCGGTGCTGACGCCTGGCGGATCGAGCTCGGGCTCGGGGATCTCCGTGAACGCGAACCTCGCGACGCTGGCGGTGGGCACCGAGACGTCGGGCTCGATCCTGAGCCCAGCCAACGCGAACGGCGTCGTGGGCATCAAGCCCACCGTCGGCCTCGTCAGCCGGACCGGCATCATCCCGATCACGGCGGATCAGGACACGGCCGGCCCGCTGACGCGCACGGTGGCCGACGCGGCGCTGCTGCTGGGCGTGCTCGCTGGCTTCGACCCCGAGGATCCCGCGACCGCGGCCTGCCTCGTTCCCGGCAACTGCCACTCCGACTACACGCGGTACCTCGACAAGAAGGCGCTCAAGCGTGCGCGGATCGCCGTGCCGCCGTTCCCGGCCAACCGCAGCGAGATCATGGTGGCCGCCATCGACGCGCTGCGCGCCGAGGGCGCCTACGTGGAGCTCATCCCGGCGCTTCCGCCGCAGCTCGGCATCTGCGTGAGCGTCCCGGCGCCGGCCGGCTGCTCCACCGTGCTGCTCTACGGGCAGAAGCGCGACATGAACGCCTACCTGGCCCGGCGGGGCACCGCTCCCGTGCACACGCTCAGCGACATCATCGCGCTCAACACCGTCATCCCCGGGGCGCTGAAGTACGGCCAGGTGATCTTCGAGGCCGCCGACATGCTGGACCTCTCGGCCGGGAGCCCCGATACGCTGCGCTACCTGGACGACCGGGCGCAGGATCTGCTGCTGGCGCGCGGCGCGCTCGACGGCGTCTACATGGGGCCCGACGGCACGTTCGGCACGAGGGATGACTTCGACGCGATCCTGCTGTCGGGCAACAACCAGGCCGGCACCGCGGCGAAGGCCGGCTATCCCAGCGTGAGCGTGCCGGGCGGCTTCCTGCCGCCGGCCGACCCGGTGGAGAACCCGTTCCCGTCCACCGTCACCTTCACGGGCACCGCGTTCTCGGAGCCGCGGCTCATCGCCCTGGCCTACGCCTTCGAGCAGGCGACGAAGCACCGCGTGCCGCCCGACAGCACGCCGCCGCTGCCGACCGACGTCGTGCGCCGGCACGACTAG
- a CDS encoding SpoIIE family protein phosphatase — MTLHLRATVSSGDPIYRQIAAQLQAAASSGMLQPGDALPAPGVLAQDLVVHPRAIERAYVLLADSGVFRWDDRGRLRVAVGDRATRSAAPPTEGPPPVTPSRSQDLSWQLSEAREVQQRLLPASLAVAGLDVAAVSRPALGVGGDYHDVVPGPAGDATLAIGDVSGKGMPAALLMAALRGSLHAHLEQALALDALVAHLNRRLYDGSAPNRFATFFCGRWRAGARTLEYVNAGHQPPICCAGGALQALDVTGPALGLLPDAAYEIRELRLEPGDLLLLYSDGVTDALDAGGESWGEPHLHETLRSACHLPASRVVQRVLSAADRHADGTPQFDDITIVAVRVPGAHGEAVA; from the coding sequence ATGACCCTCCACCTGCGCGCGACCGTGTCGTCCGGCGACCCGATCTACCGCCAGATCGCGGCGCAGCTGCAGGCGGCGGCGTCCTCGGGGATGCTCCAGCCCGGCGACGCGCTGCCGGCGCCCGGCGTCCTCGCGCAAGATCTCGTCGTCCATCCGCGGGCCATCGAGCGGGCGTACGTGCTGCTCGCCGACAGCGGCGTCTTCCGCTGGGACGATCGCGGCCGCCTCCGCGTCGCCGTCGGGGACCGTGCAACGCGATCAGCCGCGCCGCCGACCGAGGGGCCCCCGCCAGTGACGCCGTCCCGAAGCCAGGACCTGTCCTGGCAGCTCTCCGAAGCGCGCGAGGTCCAGCAGCGTCTGCTGCCCGCGTCTCTCGCCGTCGCCGGCCTCGACGTCGCGGCGGTGTCGAGACCGGCCCTGGGAGTCGGCGGCGACTACCACGACGTGGTGCCGGGTCCCGCCGGCGACGCCACGCTGGCGATCGGCGACGTCTCGGGCAAGGGCATGCCCGCGGCCCTGCTCATGGCGGCGCTCCGCGGATCGCTGCACGCGCATCTCGAACAGGCGCTGGCGCTCGACGCGCTCGTGGCCCACCTGAACCGCCGGCTGTACGACGGCTCCGCGCCGAACCGCTTCGCCACCTTCTTCTGCGGACGCTGGCGTGCGGGCGCGCGGACGCTGGAATACGTGAACGCCGGCCACCAACCGCCGATCTGCTGCGCGGGCGGCGCGCTCCAGGCGCTCGACGTGACCGGGCCCGCCCTGGGGCTGCTCCCCGACGCCGCCTACGAGATACGGGAACTCCGGCTGGAACCGGGCGACCTCCTGCTGCTCTACAGCGACGGCGTCACCGACGCCCTCGACGCCGGCGGCGAGAGCTGGGGCGAGCCGCACCTGCACGAGACGCTGCGGTCGGCGTGCCACCTGCCCGCCAGCCGCGTGGTGCAACGCGTCCTGTCGGCGGCCGACCGGCACGCCGACGGCACGCCGCAGTTCGACGACATCACCATCGTGGCGGTCAGGGTGCCCGGCGCTCACGGGGAGGCGGTGGCGTGA
- a CDS encoding ABC transporter ATP-binding protein — MADPFDLETSDLCKTYGAVHALRGLSLQVPHGSICGLLGRNGAGKTTALKILVGLTHPTSGRARACGLDVTVPASAVAVRRRIAFVDEDRSLYDGYRVDEMIRFTAGFFPGWRRDLDERYRRAFGLPGDRPVKALSRGMRAKLALLLAFCRGAEVLILDEPTSGLDPVAADEVLQALVAHVGSGGGTVLVSSHQVADIEQVADRIAIVDRGRAVLSGELDDLRDTVRRVQVVFPGLAPDVTFTAPGAARVRREGRVLSVLALSGVDDVVAEARALGPASVDVSPVPLKELFLDVVAAEA; from the coding sequence GTGGCTGATCCCTTCGACCTGGAAACCAGCGACCTCTGCAAGACCTACGGCGCGGTGCACGCCCTGCGCGGCCTCTCGCTGCAGGTGCCGCACGGATCGATCTGCGGACTGCTCGGCAGGAACGGCGCCGGCAAGACCACGGCGCTCAAGATCCTGGTGGGCCTGACGCACCCGACGTCCGGTCGGGCGCGCGCGTGCGGCCTGGACGTGACCGTGCCCGCGTCGGCCGTCGCGGTCCGGCGCCGCATCGCCTTCGTGGACGAGGACCGGAGCCTCTACGACGGCTACCGCGTGGACGAGATGATCCGCTTCACCGCCGGGTTCTTCCCGGGCTGGCGGCGCGATCTCGACGAGCGCTACCGCCGGGCGTTCGGGCTGCCGGGCGATCGACCGGTGAAGGCGCTGTCGCGCGGGATGCGCGCGAAGCTGGCGCTGCTGCTCGCCTTCTGCCGCGGCGCCGAGGTCCTGATCCTGGACGAGCCCACGTCGGGACTGGATCCGGTGGCGGCCGACGAGGTGCTGCAGGCACTCGTCGCGCACGTGGGCAGCGGCGGCGGCACGGTGCTCGTGTCGTCGCACCAGGTGGCGGACATCGAGCAGGTGGCGGACCGGATCGCGATCGTCGACCGCGGGCGGGCCGTGCTGAGCGGGGAGCTGGACGACCTGCGCGACACCGTACGCCGCGTCCAGGTGGTCTTCCCGGGCCTGGCGCCGGACGTGACGTTCACGGCACCCGGGGCGGCGCGGGTGCGCCGCGAAGGCCGGGTACTGAGCGTGCTGGCGCTGTCGGGCGTCGACGACGTGGTGGCCGAGGCCCGCGCGCTCGGGCCGGCGTCGGTCGACGTCTCGCCGGTGCCGCTCAAGGAACTGTTCCTCGACGTCGTGGCGGCGGAGGCATGA
- a CDS encoding PIG-L family deacetylase, with the protein MNSRTLTIVTAHPDDESLGFGGVIARYAEAGADVTLVTATRGERGRWRGTPFGADAHPGAEALGALREAELRAAAAVLGVRRVDVLGYADQGVDRVAPGTAIAAIASHLRRERPSVVLTFGPDGAYGHPDHIAVSQLTSAAVVAAADATFATGDPDDARPHAVAKLYFLAWPEEAWAAYQAAFTTLVSRVDGVERRAVPWPDWAITTTIDTSAVADRVWRAVQCHDSQISGYEALQRVSPRHRDAIWSRLSFYRAFSTVNGGRTAERDVFEGLPA; encoded by the coding sequence ATGAACTCCCGGACCCTCACGATCGTGACCGCCCATCCCGATGACGAATCGCTGGGGTTCGGCGGCGTCATCGCCCGCTACGCGGAGGCCGGCGCCGACGTCACGCTCGTGACCGCCACCCGCGGCGAACGCGGCCGGTGGCGTGGCACGCCGTTCGGCGCCGACGCCCATCCCGGCGCCGAGGCGTTGGGCGCGCTCCGCGAGGCGGAGTTGCGCGCAGCGGCCGCCGTGCTGGGCGTGCGGCGCGTCGACGTCCTGGGCTACGCCGATCAGGGCGTGGACCGCGTGGCCCCCGGCACGGCCATCGCCGCCATTGCCTCGCACCTCCGCCGCGAACGCCCGTCGGTGGTCCTCACCTTCGGCCCGGACGGCGCGTACGGCCACCCCGACCACATCGCCGTGTCGCAGCTCACGTCCGCGGCCGTGGTGGCGGCCGCTGATGCCACCTTCGCCACCGGCGACCCGGACGACGCCCGGCCGCACGCCGTGGCGAAGCTCTACTTCCTGGCCTGGCCGGAGGAGGCCTGGGCCGCCTACCAGGCGGCCTTCACGACGCTCGTCAGCAGGGTGGACGGCGTGGAGCGGCGTGCCGTGCCGTGGCCCGACTGGGCCATCACCACCACGATCGACACGAGCGCCGTGGCCGACCGCGTGTGGCGGGCGGTGCAGTGCCACGACTCCCAGATCTCGGGGTACGAGGCCCTGCAGCGCGTGTCCCCGCGTCACCGGGACGCCATCTGGAGCCGGCTCTCGTTCTATCGCGCGTTCAGCACCGTCAACGGCGGCCGGACCGCCGAGCGTGACGTCTTCGAAGGACTGCCCGCATGA
- a CDS encoding aminotransferase class V-fold PLP-dependent enzyme: MSPTTTQPVRSAPAPLAMTAADFRALGHELVDRLAGLLEAVPDGPVTRDATPSQIRRALDLEGALPEAGTAAAPLLLDTAAGLFGHSLFNAHPRFFGYITSSPAPIGMLGDFLASALNANVGAWALSPAATEIEAQTLRWIASFIGYGAGDGVLVSGGNMANMVCFLAARAAKAPWNVREAGVAADGRTLRAYCSAETHTWVQKAADMCGLGTASVRWIPTDRRQRMDVAALVAAIDRDAAAGDVPFLVVGTAGSVSTGAVDPLREIHAVCRARNLWFHVDGAYGALANALPDAPPELGGLALADSVAVDPHKWLYAPLEVGCALVKDADALTNAFAYHPPYYHFGEEATNFLDHGPQNSRGFRALKVWLALKHVGAAACRAMIGDDIALAGHLWDTVDGHPELEAVGRSLSIVTFRYVPPALRGRTGEPDAEARLDAINREILDRLQRGGEVFVSNAVVDGRYLLRACVVNFHSTPADMDAVAEVVVRLGREVAATQAG; the protein is encoded by the coding sequence ATGAGCCCCACGACCACACAGCCCGTCCGTTCTGCCCCCGCGCCTCTGGCGATGACCGCCGCCGACTTCCGCGCCCTCGGCCACGAGCTGGTGGACCGGCTCGCGGGCCTCCTGGAGGCCGTGCCGGACGGTCCCGTCACCCGCGACGCCACGCCGTCCCAGATTCGCCGGGCGCTCGATCTGGAGGGCGCGCTGCCCGAGGCGGGGACCGCCGCGGCGCCGCTGCTTCTCGACACGGCGGCCGGGCTCTTCGGGCACTCACTCTTCAACGCGCACCCGCGGTTCTTCGGGTACATCACGTCGTCGCCCGCCCCGATCGGGATGCTCGGCGACTTCCTGGCGTCCGCGCTCAACGCCAACGTCGGCGCGTGGGCGCTCTCGCCCGCGGCCACCGAGATCGAAGCGCAGACCCTGCGCTGGATCGCCTCCTTCATCGGCTACGGCGCCGGCGACGGCGTGCTCGTGAGCGGCGGCAACATGGCCAACATGGTGTGCTTCCTGGCCGCGCGCGCGGCCAAGGCCCCGTGGAACGTCAGGGAGGCCGGGGTCGCCGCGGACGGCCGCACGCTGCGGGCCTACTGCTCGGCCGAGACGCACACCTGGGTCCAGAAGGCCGCCGACATGTGCGGGCTCGGGACGGCCTCCGTGCGCTGGATTCCCACCGACCGCCGGCAGCGGATGGACGTCGCGGCGCTGGTGGCGGCCATCGACCGGGACGCGGCCGCGGGCGACGTGCCGTTCCTGGTCGTCGGCACCGCGGGATCGGTGAGCACCGGCGCCGTCGATCCGCTGCGCGAAATCCACGCCGTGTGCCGCGCGAGGAATCTCTGGTTCCACGTCGACGGCGCCTACGGTGCCCTCGCCAATGCGCTGCCGGACGCGCCGCCCGAGCTCGGCGGCCTCGCGCTGGCCGACTCGGTCGCCGTGGACCCGCACAAGTGGCTGTACGCGCCGCTGGAGGTCGGGTGCGCGCTGGTGAAGGACGCCGACGCGCTGACGAACGCCTTCGCCTACCACCCGCCCTATTACCACTTCGGCGAGGAAGCGACGAACTTCCTGGACCACGGCCCGCAGAACTCGCGCGGGTTCCGGGCGCTCAAGGTGTGGCTGGCGCTGAAGCACGTGGGCGCCGCCGCCTGCCGCGCGATGATCGGCGACGACATCGCCCTGGCCGGCCATCTCTGGGACACGGTGGACGGCCATCCCGAGCTGGAGGCCGTCGGCAGGAGCCTCAGCATCGTCACGTTCCGCTACGTTCCGCCGGCGCTGCGCGGTCGCACGGGCGAGCCGGATGCCGAGGCACGCCTCGACGCGATCAATCGCGAGATCCTCGACCGGCTGCAGCGGGGCGGCGAGGTGTTCGTGTCGAATGCCGTCGTCGATGGCCGCTACCTGCTCCGAGCCTGCGTGGTGAACTTCCACAGCACGCCCGCGGACATGGACGCCGTGGCGGAGGTGGTGGTGCGGCTGGGCCGGGAAGTGGCCGCGACTCAGGCCGGCTGA
- a CDS encoding EF-hand domain-containing protein, producing MTINGIAQTFSFSAVQLTVTSSFGLAAPAGPVDRVTLSSGGSAPPEAPAAPANAPDADRTDDDAVPSVPVAPVPRDPSRADALFAALDANQDGSVTADEFKDGARRLLRGGHRRAEASHRHDHHHGHGAGRLGRRLERAFDRVDADGDGAIGKDELTQALAAVDARRKGEVVPPADDQHAPADPQDAPAGPATATVSLTVVSIAVQRYAWVQAGADTPAAGPTGPAADGQGPAPGYSTVA from the coding sequence GTGACCATCAACGGCATCGCGCAGACGTTCTCTTTCTCGGCCGTGCAGCTGACCGTGACGTCGTCGTTCGGGCTGGCGGCCCCGGCCGGCCCGGTCGATCGCGTGACCCTGTCGTCGGGCGGGTCGGCCCCGCCGGAGGCACCCGCCGCCCCGGCCAACGCGCCGGATGCGGACCGGACGGACGACGACGCCGTGCCCTCCGTGCCGGTCGCACCGGTGCCGCGCGACCCGAGCCGCGCCGACGCGCTCTTCGCGGCGCTCGACGCCAACCAGGACGGCTCCGTCACGGCGGACGAGTTCAAGGACGGGGCGCGGCGCCTGCTCCGCGGCGGCCACCGCCGGGCGGAGGCGTCGCACCGTCACGACCACCACCACGGTCACGGGGCGGGCCGGCTCGGGCGGCGCCTCGAGCGAGCGTTCGACCGCGTGGACGCCGACGGCGACGGCGCGATCGGCAAGGACGAGCTCACGCAGGCGCTCGCCGCGGTGGACGCCCGCCGGAAGGGCGAGGTCGTGCCGCCCGCCGACGATCAGCACGCGCCCGCAGACCCGCAGGACGCCCCCGCCGGGCCCGCGACGGCGACCGTCAGCCTGACGGTCGTCTCGATTGCCGTGCAGCGCTACGCGTGGGTGCAGGCCGGGGCGGACACGCCCGCGGCCGGACCGACGGGGCCCGCGGCCGACGGCCAGGGACCGGCGCCCGGGTACTCGACGGTCGCCTGA
- a CDS encoding GntR family transcriptional regulator, with translation MTLLLRPNPGSGIPIYLQIIEQVKHAIDTGALAAGDQLPGIRPLAETLVINPNTVAKAYRELEHQGVIELRHGAGAFVRARAPRADVTDAMRAAQTLVSDTIQRLRRRAVTDEEIRRLFEAELAGITSRGARRG, from the coding sequence GTGACCTTGCTGCTGCGTCCCAATCCCGGCTCGGGCATCCCGATCTACCTGCAGATCATCGAGCAGGTGAAGCACGCGATCGACACGGGCGCGCTGGCGGCGGGCGACCAGCTCCCGGGCATCCGCCCGCTCGCCGAGACGCTCGTCATCAACCCGAACACGGTGGCCAAGGCGTACCGGGAGCTCGAGCACCAGGGCGTCATCGAGTTGCGGCACGGCGCCGGCGCGTTCGTCCGCGCCCGCGCCCCGCGCGCCGACGTCACCGACGCCATGCGGGCGGCCCAGACCCTCGTGTCGGACACCATCCAGCGCCTGCGTCGCCGCGCCGTGACCGACGAGGAAATCCGCCGGCTGTTCGAAGCCGAGCTCGCCGGCATCACCTCCCGAGGAGCCCGCCGTGGCTGA
- a CDS encoding carboxypeptidase-like regulatory domain-containing protein — protein MTGWRGRAAAGVCALVMAGVDPAAAAQIGGGAIAGTVRGPDTVPLPGVTVTATAVATNRARTAVTTADGGFVAAGLAPGIYSVTADLHGFRPITRDGVRVATGETLRLDLRLEVGGVDEAITVTADAPLLRDTSALGQVVDARKMAALPLNGRSFITLAGLAPSVALPPGSLLPRINGGRPRTNEYLFDGISVLQPEPGQVAFFPNVDAIQEFKIESNSPPAEFGRFNGGVVNLTTKAGTNALHGTAFEFLRHEALNARNYFAPSGPAPRFRRHQFGGVAGGPIRRDRTFFFADYQGQRQTIGRTVISTVPTALQRQGIFTEAIGGRVPVIYDPATGATAGARTPFPGNAIPAARFDPVARALLDRYPAPTGGGTANNFRRVGNERVDQDLVSLRLDHRVSSRDLVFARLTHFREHFVPVTPLPDGSGVTTGTRGPQRTASWSFASSHQRAFSDRVLNEVRIGDTRRAVRRSAAQLIGPASAALGLPGIPSSARFPNTLPTFTIAGYQQLGSPANTASDFGTSVTEVADTLTWITRGHTVKVGADLRWERLDVVQPPSPTGAFAFTATFTDLPGTANTGTPLASFLLGRVNTFSIDLQQDEVRNRAHVQEYFFQDDWRITDRITVNAGLRYTLNFPSTEVHDQVAVFNLRTERLEFAGRDGVPRAARQLHTDNVGPRLGVVGRISDRTLARAGYGLVWIEMAGITTPFTTPVFPFLQTVTQRSLDDIEPAFVLADGPTVAPIPLTPTAGLGQGVFSVDRDLGSGYVQQWNASVQRELAPNLAIEAAYVGSTITRVGLPDTNLNQLTVDQLALGPALQARVPNPYVGIIPRSSSLGDPTIPAGQLLRPFPQYTTVSLYRNNVGTTSYHGAYVKLEQRLSRGLSYLVSYTRSRLMDDASSVFDASILTGPVANSPVADTFNRHLERDYSTGDIPHAFAASAVYDLPIGANRAWTPGGVVGALASDWTITGVVTVQSGTPLAVTQATNNNGFAGFGTQRPNLVGDPRLPAGQRTAARWFDTRAFETAPAFTIGSSSRNPVRGPGYRNLDVALIRRVPLRRGTALELRVEAFNVTNTPPLGQPNGVFGSAAFGSISSAGDPRVLQIAAKVVF, from the coding sequence ATGACGGGATGGCGCGGACGTGCGGCGGCTGGCGTGTGCGCCCTCGTGATGGCGGGGGTGGATCCGGCCGCGGCGGCCCAGATCGGCGGAGGGGCCATCGCGGGAACGGTCCGCGGCCCCGACACCGTCCCGCTGCCGGGGGTCACCGTGACGGCGACCGCGGTGGCCACGAACCGGGCGCGCACCGCCGTGACCACCGCGGACGGCGGCTTCGTCGCCGCCGGTCTCGCCCCTGGCATCTATTCGGTCACGGCCGACCTGCACGGGTTCCGGCCGATTACGCGCGACGGCGTGCGCGTCGCCACCGGCGAGACGCTTCGCCTCGACCTCAGGCTCGAGGTCGGCGGCGTCGACGAGGCGATCACGGTCACGGCCGACGCGCCGCTCCTGCGCGACACCTCCGCGCTGGGGCAGGTCGTGGACGCGCGCAAGATGGCCGCCCTGCCGCTCAACGGGCGCAGCTTCATCACCCTCGCGGGCCTGGCCCCGAGCGTCGCGCTGCCGCCGGGGTCCCTGCTGCCGCGTATCAACGGCGGACGGCCGAGGACCAACGAGTACCTGTTCGACGGCATCTCGGTGCTGCAGCCCGAGCCGGGGCAGGTGGCGTTCTTCCCGAACGTCGACGCGATCCAGGAATTCAAGATCGAGAGCAACAGCCCGCCCGCCGAGTTCGGCCGCTTCAATGGCGGCGTCGTCAACCTCACGACCAAGGCCGGCACCAACGCCCTCCACGGCACGGCGTTCGAGTTCCTCCGGCACGAGGCCCTGAACGCCAGGAACTACTTCGCCCCGTCGGGCCCCGCGCCCCGCTTCCGGCGCCACCAGTTCGGCGGCGTCGCCGGCGGGCCGATCCGCCGGGACCGCACGTTCTTCTTCGCCGACTACCAGGGCCAGCGGCAGACGATCGGCCGCACCGTGATCTCCACCGTGCCCACGGCGCTGCAGCGCCAGGGCATCTTCACCGAGGCCATCGGCGGGCGCGTGCCCGTGATCTACGACCCGGCGACGGGCGCGACGGCCGGCGCCCGGACGCCGTTCCCCGGCAACGCGATTCCGGCCGCGCGGTTCGACCCGGTGGCGCGGGCCCTCCTGGATCGCTACCCGGCGCCGACCGGCGGCGGCACCGCCAACAACTTCCGCCGCGTCGGGAACGAGCGCGTCGATCAGGATCTGGTGAGCCTCCGTCTCGACCATCGTGTCTCGAGCCGGGACCTGGTGTTCGCCCGGCTCACGCACTTCCGAGAGCACTTCGTCCCCGTCACGCCCCTGCCCGACGGCAGCGGCGTGACGACGGGCACGCGCGGTCCGCAGAGGACGGCGTCCTGGTCGTTCGCGTCCAGCCACCAGCGTGCCTTCTCCGATCGCGTACTGAACGAAGTGCGCATCGGCGACACGCGGCGCGCCGTCCGCCGCAGCGCCGCGCAGCTGATCGGACCGGCGTCAGCCGCGCTCGGGCTTCCGGGCATTCCCTCCAGCGCCCGGTTCCCGAACACGCTCCCGACCTTCACCATCGCGGGCTACCAGCAGCTCGGCTCACCGGCCAACACGGCCTCCGACTTCGGCACCAGCGTCACCGAAGTGGCGGACACGCTCACGTGGATCACGCGGGGCCACACGGTGAAGGTGGGGGCGGACCTGCGCTGGGAGCGGCTCGACGTCGTCCAGCCACCGTCGCCCACCGGTGCGTTCGCCTTCACGGCCACGTTCACCGACCTGCCGGGAACCGCCAACACCGGGACGCCGCTGGCCAGCTTCCTGCTGGGCCGCGTCAACACGTTCTCCATCGACCTGCAGCAGGACGAGGTCAGGAACCGCGCGCACGTCCAGGAGTACTTCTTCCAGGACGACTGGCGGATCACGGATCGGATCACGGTCAACGCCGGCCTCCGCTACACGCTCAACTTCCCGTCCACCGAAGTGCACGACCAGGTGGCCGTGTTCAACCTGCGGACCGAGCGGCTCGAGTTCGCGGGCCGGGACGGCGTGCCGAGGGCCGCCCGCCAGCTGCACACGGACAACGTCGGGCCGCGCCTCGGCGTGGTGGGCCGGATCTCCGATCGCACGCTGGCGCGCGCCGGCTACGGCCTGGTGTGGATCGAGATGGCCGGCATCACGACGCCCTTCACGACGCCGGTCTTTCCGTTCCTGCAGACCGTGACCCAGCGGTCGCTGGACGACATCGAGCCGGCGTTCGTGCTGGCCGACGGCCCGACCGTGGCGCCGATTCCGCTCACGCCGACCGCCGGCCTCGGGCAGGGCGTCTTCTCGGTGGACCGCGACCTCGGCTCCGGCTACGTGCAGCAGTGGAACGCGTCGGTGCAGCGGGAGCTGGCGCCGAACCTGGCGATCGAAGCGGCGTACGTCGGGTCCACGATCACGCGCGTCGGCCTGCCGGACACGAACCTCAACCAGCTGACGGTGGATCAGCTGGCGCTGGGCCCGGCGCTGCAGGCGCGCGTGCCGAACCCCTACGTCGGAATCATCCCGCGCTCGTCGTCGCTCGGCGATCCGACGATTCCGGCCGGGCAGCTGCTGCGCCCGTTCCCGCAGTACACGACGGTGAGCCTCTATCGCAACAACGTCGGGACGACGAGCTATCACGGCGCCTACGTGAAACTGGAGCAGCGGCTGTCGCGCGGGCTGTCGTACCTGGTGAGCTATACGCGCTCGAGGCTCATGGACGATGCTTCGTCGGTGTTCGACGCGTCGATCCTGACGGGCCCGGTCGCCAACTCCCCGGTGGCCGACACCTTCAACCGCCACCTCGAGCGGGACTACTCGACGGGCGACATCCCGCACGCCTTCGCGGCATCGGCGGTGTACGACCTGCCGATCGGCGCGAACCGCGCCTGGACGCCTGGCGGCGTCGTGGGAGCCCTGGCCAGCGACTGGACGATCACCGGCGTCGTCACGGTGCAGTCCGGTACGCCGCTCGCGGTGACGCAGGCCACCAACAACAACGGCTTCGCCGGCTTCGGCACGCAGCGGCCCAACCTCGTGGGGGATCCCCGGCTGCCCGCGGGCCAGCGCACGGCAGCCCGCTGGTTCGACACGCGCGCGTTCGAGACCGCCCCGGCCTTCACGATCGGCAGCAGCTCCCGCAATCCCGTGCGGGGACCGGGCTACAGGAACCTCGACGTCGCGCTGATCCGGCGCGTGCCGCTCCGGCGCGGCACCGCGCTCGAACTGCGGGTCGAGGCATTCAACGTGACCAACACCCCGCCGCTCGGCCAGCCCAATGGCGTGTTCGGGTCCGCCGCCTTCGGATCGATTTCGTCGGCCGGCGATCCACGCGTGCTCCAGATTGCGGCCAAGGTCGTGTTCTGA